A region from the Myxococcaceae bacterium JPH2 genome encodes:
- a CDS encoding undecaprenyl-phosphate glucose phosphotransferase produces the protein MFGRLQRFYTSIKVAADVVMLALAFGLAYVTRFSGVVPITEGIPPWDETLVSLTMVLVIFPVTFQQARLYATNRSRTNVGELFELFKATITATLILVALTYFARERYSRLTLAIFVLYAFIFISLSRLAFRLVLSEVRRRGFNLKSILVIGAGELGHRVIETVEGHRELGFRVTGLLTLRPEKVGQWVNGVQVVGHVAEVDAVLDARPVDQVIIAVPLEDQAHVKPLMEQLALRTVDVKVVPDLYQYITLYGGLEEFGGLPIISLQGDPMDGWSRVAKRAFDILFSLLAIMLSGPLMLLTAFAVKLTSRGPVLYRQERMGMDGQTFPILKFRTMRIDAEVQGATMARADDPRRTPIGTFLRKYSIDELPQFFNVLRGDMSLVGPRPERPVFIEEFKRQIPRYHLRHKVKAGITGWAQVNGLRGQTSIQKRIEYDLYYIENWSLLMDLKILLRTALGGFLSKNAY, from the coding sequence GTGTTCGGTCGTCTCCAGCGCTTCTACACGTCCATCAAGGTCGCCGCCGACGTGGTGATGCTCGCGTTGGCGTTCGGGCTTGCCTACGTCACGCGCTTCTCCGGGGTGGTGCCCATCACCGAGGGCATCCCGCCGTGGGACGAGACGCTCGTCTCGCTGACCATGGTGCTCGTCATCTTCCCGGTGACGTTCCAGCAGGCTCGGCTGTACGCGACGAACCGCTCGCGCACGAACGTGGGCGAGCTGTTCGAACTCTTCAAGGCCACCATCACCGCCACCCTCATCCTGGTGGCGCTGACGTACTTCGCGCGAGAGCGGTACTCGCGCCTGACGCTGGCCATCTTCGTCCTCTACGCCTTCATCTTCATCTCGCTGTCGCGCCTGGCCTTCCGGCTGGTGCTGAGCGAGGTGCGTCGGCGCGGCTTCAACCTCAAGTCCATCCTCGTCATCGGCGCGGGAGAGCTGGGCCACCGCGTGATTGAGACGGTGGAGGGCCACCGCGAGCTGGGCTTCCGCGTGACGGGCCTGCTGACGCTGCGCCCGGAGAAGGTGGGGCAGTGGGTCAACGGCGTGCAGGTCGTTGGCCACGTGGCCGAAGTGGACGCGGTGCTGGATGCGCGGCCGGTGGATCAGGTCATCATCGCGGTGCCGCTGGAGGACCAGGCGCACGTCAAGCCGCTGATGGAGCAGCTGGCGCTGCGCACGGTGGACGTGAAGGTGGTGCCGGACCTGTACCAGTACATCACGCTGTACGGCGGGCTGGAGGAGTTCGGCGGGCTTCCCATCATCAGCCTCCAGGGCGACCCGATGGATGGCTGGAGCCGCGTGGCCAAGCGCGCCTTCGACATCCTCTTCTCCCTGCTGGCCATCATGCTGAGCGGGCCGCTGATGCTGCTGACGGCGTTCGCGGTGAAGCTGACCAGCCGCGGCCCGGTGCTCTACCGCCAGGAGCGCATGGGGATGGATGGGCAAACCTTCCCCATCCTCAAGTTCCGCACGATGCGCATCGACGCGGAGGTGCAGGGCGCGACGATGGCCCGCGCGGATGATCCGCGGCGCACGCCCATCGGGACGTTCCTGCGCAAGTACTCCATCGACGAGCTGCCCCAGTTCTTCAACGTGCTGCGCGGCGACATGAGCCTCGTGGGTCCCCGCCCCGAGCGCCCTGTGTTCATCGAGGAGTTCAAGCGCCAGATTCCGCGCTACCACCTGCGGCACAAGGTGAAGGCGGGCATCACCGGCTGGGCGCAGGTCAACGGCCTGCGCGGCCAGACCTCCATTCAAAAGCGCATCGAGTACGACCTCTATTATATCGAGAACTGGTCGCTGCTCATGGACCTGAAGATCCTCCTGCGGACCGCGCTGGGGGGCTTCTTGTCGAAGAACGCCTACTGA
- a CDS encoding glycosyltransferase, with protein sequence MKVALVHDWLVTHRGGERVLDALCELYPDADLYTLVHQPGSQPPRIEERRIITSFLQHIPGIHARYRHFLPLFPRAIESLRLEGRYDLVLSSSHCVAKGLRHPSDVPHLSYVHAPMRYMWDLFDDYFGPGRASVPVRAAARAVRPYLQRWDRTTAAGVDRFVANSRHIAGKIRRFWGREASVVHPPVELERFTRLPLEGGGQGGYFLWLGAFAPYKRLDVALEAFRHLDTPLWVVGTGQEAARLTSGPLPPHIRFLGSVPDEALPTLYRDARALIFTPEEDFGITPLEAQATGRPVLALGRGGALETVTDRTGLFFSEQTPEALIDTVHRFAAWEPGFRPEAARAQAERFSRASFQRGIQAEVEALRAKVSTRPPTV encoded by the coding sequence GTGAAGGTCGCCCTCGTCCACGACTGGCTCGTCACCCACCGCGGCGGAGAGCGCGTCCTCGACGCCCTCTGCGAGCTGTACCCCGACGCGGACCTGTACACCCTCGTCCATCAGCCCGGCAGCCAGCCGCCGCGCATCGAGGAGCGACGCATCATCACGTCCTTCCTCCAGCACATCCCGGGCATCCACGCGCGCTACCGGCACTTCCTCCCGCTGTTCCCCCGCGCCATCGAGTCCCTCCGGCTGGAGGGCCGCTATGACCTGGTCCTCTCCTCCAGCCACTGCGTGGCCAAGGGCCTGAGGCACCCGAGCGATGTGCCCCACCTGAGCTACGTGCACGCGCCCATGCGGTACATGTGGGATCTCTTCGACGACTACTTCGGCCCGGGTCGAGCGAGCGTGCCCGTGCGCGCCGCGGCCAGAGCGGTGCGCCCGTACCTCCAGCGGTGGGATCGCACCACGGCGGCGGGCGTGGACCGCTTCGTCGCGAACAGCCGCCACATCGCCGGGAAGATCCGTCGCTTCTGGGGCCGCGAGGCCTCCGTCGTTCATCCGCCCGTGGAGCTGGAGCGCTTCACACGCCTCCCGCTCGAGGGCGGAGGGCAGGGGGGCTACTTCCTGTGGCTCGGGGCGTTCGCGCCCTACAAGCGGCTCGACGTGGCGCTGGAGGCCTTCCGCCACCTGGACACGCCCCTGTGGGTGGTGGGCACCGGCCAGGAGGCCGCGCGCCTCACGTCCGGACCGCTGCCGCCGCACATCCGCTTCCTCGGCTCCGTGCCGGACGAGGCCCTGCCGACCCTCTATCGCGATGCGCGCGCGCTCATCTTCACGCCGGAGGAGGACTTCGGAATCACCCCCCTGGAGGCCCAGGCGACCGGCCGCCCCGTCCTCGCGCTCGGGCGGGGTGGGGCGCTGGAGACCGTGACCGACCGCACCGGCCTGTTCTTCTCCGAGCAGACCCCCGAGGCGCTCATCGACACCGTGCACCGCTTCGCCGCCTGGGAGCCCGGCTTCCGTCCGGAGGCTGCCCGCGCGCAAGCCGAGCGCTTCTCCCGCGCGAGCTTTCAGCGAGGCATCCAGGCCGAGGTCGAGGCGCTCCGAGCCAAAGTGTCCACGCGCCCCCCAACGGTGTGA
- a CDS encoding GNAT family N-acetyltransferase: MQTQEWTRDGFVISTDRARVDVERVHQFLQTSYWAAGIPLEVVRRACANSLPFGVYAQDTGELVGFARVMTDFATFAYIADVFVSESTRGHGLGKWLMTCIMAHPELQGLRRWLLATRDAHGLYAQSGFTPLAHPSTFMEVNTPDIYRRGPR; encoded by the coding sequence ATGCAGACCCAGGAGTGGACGCGGGACGGCTTTGTCATCAGCACGGACCGCGCACGGGTTGACGTGGAGCGGGTGCACCAGTTCCTCCAGACGTCCTACTGGGCGGCGGGCATTCCGCTGGAAGTGGTGCGGCGTGCCTGCGCAAACTCGCTGCCGTTCGGGGTGTACGCGCAAGACACCGGCGAGCTGGTGGGCTTTGCTCGCGTGATGACGGACTTCGCCACGTTCGCGTACATCGCGGACGTGTTCGTCTCCGAGTCCACCCGAGGCCATGGGTTGGGGAAGTGGCTGATGACCTGCATCATGGCCCACCCCGAGCTGCAGGGCTTGCGGCGGTGGCTGCTGGCCACCCGGGATGCCCACGGGCTGTATGCGCAGTCCGGGTTCACACCCCTGGCCCATCCCTCGACCTTCATGGAGGTCAACACGCCGGACATCTACCGGCGCGGCCCTCGCTGA
- a CDS encoding O-antigen ligase family protein has protein sequence MNPEHLRHSSARLGRLVSCVLGLYAVGLVLAEAVLQAGAVLSMAVALWLAVSRRLRLPSDVRAFVLASVALCGWQLVSPAVALMTGAASKWPRGARYGQALDTVAGAAVACVGTLGVPWLMLAGIVAGGWLVAAALGFFQHRVRWPWEPPGFLKLNLSRLHENFGTEEEPRYAAGGFFFHRLRFAHGAIAALGPALAVLGEARSLRRRLLAGAVVMGLLLSLYGAFARAALGAALGVCVLALLLLLRGTPRRAGLLVAVALVVAVAVTPAWRERFAKAVDNLFGSGERSLAMSVGWQLVREHPWVGVGFGNHKPAALATQAETGITDLLATDSHNLWLTAWAETGLVGLLLLVLMHGLLARALVRRHRAGSLAATGALLSFVGFHVLALVHYLPFHPSVHLSFMFVWGLGLADGSEVLRGEVHPETDVPRA, from the coding sequence ATGAACCCTGAACACCTTCGTCACTCCAGCGCTCGTCTGGGTCGCCTCGTCTCCTGTGTCCTGGGCCTGTATGCGGTGGGGCTCGTCCTCGCCGAAGCCGTGCTCCAGGCCGGCGCGGTGTTGAGCATGGCGGTGGCACTCTGGCTCGCGGTGTCACGTCGCCTGCGGCTCCCGTCGGATGTTCGCGCTTTCGTCCTGGCCAGCGTGGCGTTGTGCGGATGGCAGCTCGTGTCCCCTGCGGTGGCGTTGATGACGGGCGCGGCCTCGAAGTGGCCTCGCGGCGCGCGCTATGGCCAGGCGCTGGACACGGTGGCGGGTGCGGCGGTGGCGTGCGTGGGCACGTTGGGCGTGCCATGGCTCATGCTCGCGGGCATCGTCGCGGGGGGCTGGCTGGTGGCGGCGGCGCTTGGCTTCTTCCAGCACCGCGTGCGCTGGCCATGGGAGCCGCCTGGGTTCCTCAAGCTCAACCTGTCTCGCCTGCATGAGAACTTCGGCACGGAGGAGGAGCCGCGCTACGCGGCCGGAGGCTTCTTCTTCCATCGCCTGCGCTTCGCGCACGGAGCCATCGCCGCGCTGGGGCCGGCCCTGGCCGTGCTGGGGGAGGCGCGCTCCTTGCGACGCCGCCTGCTCGCGGGCGCGGTGGTGATGGGCCTGCTTCTCTCGCTCTACGGTGCATTCGCGCGAGCGGCACTCGGCGCGGCGTTGGGCGTGTGCGTGCTGGCGCTGCTGCTCCTCCTTCGAGGTACGCCCCGTCGCGCGGGCCTGTTGGTGGCCGTGGCGTTGGTGGTCGCCGTGGCGGTGACCCCCGCGTGGCGCGAGCGCTTCGCCAAGGCCGTGGACAACCTGTTCGGCAGCGGCGAGCGCTCGCTGGCGATGTCCGTGGGCTGGCAGCTCGTGCGCGAGCATCCGTGGGTGGGCGTGGGCTTCGGCAACCACAAGCCGGCGGCCCTCGCGACGCAGGCCGAGACGGGCATCACGGACCTCCTGGCCACGGACTCCCACAACCTGTGGCTGACGGCTTGGGCGGAGACGGGGCTCGTGGGCCTGCTGTTGCTCGTGCTGATGCACGGGCTCCTGGCGCGCGCGCTGGTTCGCAGGCACCGCGCGGGCTCGCTGGCGGCCACGGGCGCGCTGCTGTCCTTCGTCGGCTTCCACGTGCTGGCGCTGGTGCACTACCTGCCGTTCCACCCCAGCGTGCACCTGTCGTTCATGTTCGTCTGGGGGCTGGGACTGGCCGACGGCAGCGAGGTGCTGCGCGGCGAGGTCCACCCGGAGACGGACGTCCCCCGCGCCTAG
- a CDS encoding glycosyltransferase family 4 protein, with product MVRGRLHGIARYALELARRLPALAPDLHFAALAPPEGLPTDLGELTPRMPVHRALAGFLSPWEQPALAADLARLSPRLFHATSFSLPLLWRGPLVATLHDANHVALPENYSPAQAIYYRAVVGPRARRASALLTVSEFSRDELARHLSLSPYRIQVIHNGVDARFQPPSASEARAFRERHELPARYVAAVGNAKAHKNLALLQHVAPELPVPVVLLAGRGAVAHELGLHENVVDLEELPESDMPLFYGAAAALLLPSKYEGFGLPALEAMATGCPALVADATSLPEVVGNAAVRLPPDDAQAWKDATLRILRDEVQRRELIELGRERAARFTWDDCAVRTLATYRRALATPQG from the coding sequence ATGGTGCGCGGCCGCTTGCATGGCATCGCGCGCTACGCGCTGGAGCTGGCGCGGCGCCTGCCCGCGCTCGCCCCGGACCTGCACTTCGCCGCACTCGCGCCACCCGAGGGTCTGCCCACGGACCTGGGCGAGCTGACACCGCGGATGCCCGTGCACCGCGCGCTGGCGGGGTTCCTCTCGCCCTGGGAGCAGCCCGCCCTGGCGGCGGACCTGGCGCGCCTGTCGCCCCGGCTGTTCCACGCGACGTCGTTCTCGCTGCCCCTGCTGTGGCGCGGTCCGCTGGTCGCCACGCTGCATGACGCCAACCACGTCGCGCTGCCGGAGAACTACTCGCCGGCCCAGGCCATCTACTACCGCGCGGTCGTCGGCCCTCGGGCGCGCCGGGCCTCCGCGCTCCTCACCGTGTCCGAGTTCTCGCGGGACGAACTCGCGCGTCACCTGAGCCTGTCGCCGTATCGCATCCAGGTCATCCACAACGGCGTGGACGCGCGCTTCCAGCCCCCGTCCGCCAGCGAGGCGCGGGCATTCCGCGAGCGCCACGAGCTGCCGGCCCGCTACGTGGCCGCGGTGGGCAACGCCAAGGCGCACAAGAACCTCGCCCTCCTCCAGCACGTCGCCCCCGAGCTGCCCGTGCCCGTGGTGCTCCTGGCGGGCCGCGGCGCGGTGGCGCATGAGCTGGGACTGCACGAGAACGTCGTGGACCTGGAGGAGTTGCCCGAGTCCGACATGCCGCTGTTCTACGGCGCGGCGGCGGCGCTCCTGCTGCCCTCGAAGTACGAGGGCTTCGGCCTGCCCGCGCTGGAGGCCATGGCCACGGGCTGCCCCGCGCTCGTGGCGGACGCGACCTCCCTTCCCGAAGTGGTGGGGAACGCCGCGGTGCGCCTGCCTCCGGATGACGCCCAGGCCTGGAAGGACGCCACGCTGCGCATCCTCCGGGACGAGGTCCAACGGCGCGAACTCATCGAGCTGGGACGCGAGCGCGCCGCGCGCTTCACCTGGGACGACTGCGCGGTGCGCACGCTGGCGACCTACCGACGCGCGCTCGCGACCCCGCAGGGCTGA
- the purD gene encoding phosphoribosylamine--glycine ligase, whose translation MKVLLLGSGGREHALAWKLSQSPRLTKLLCGPGNPGTAQFGTNVPVNAESPEAVVALARAEKVDLVVVGPEAPLVAGVADALEAAGIPCFGPVAAAARIEGSKAFAKEIMAEAGVPTAAFRVFTDVAEAEAYAVAQGRIVVKADGLAAGKGVIVAPDVETAREGVRAVGAMGSAGQRMVLEELLEGEEVSLMALCDGERYVLLPLSQDHKRVWDGDSGPNTGGMGAFCPVPFLTGEALIEAGERVIAPTLAALKARGTPLRGVLYAGLMLTKSGPKVLEFNARFGDPETQVLMLQLGEDLLPLLDACARGTLVSRPLVQRPGVSVGVVMAAEGYPEAPRKGQRIDGLGAVPADGFVFLAGVAQKDSALVTAGGRVLTVCARGDDLVQARERAYAAVSAVRFEGMHFRSDIGARGLRASP comes from the coding sequence GTGAAGGTCCTGCTGCTTGGCTCGGGTGGACGTGAGCACGCGCTCGCGTGGAAGCTGTCCCAGAGCCCCCGGCTCACGAAGCTGCTGTGCGGTCCCGGCAACCCGGGGACCGCGCAGTTTGGCACCAACGTGCCGGTGAACGCCGAGTCCCCCGAGGCCGTCGTCGCCCTGGCGCGCGCGGAGAAGGTGGACCTGGTCGTGGTGGGGCCTGAGGCTCCGCTGGTCGCGGGCGTGGCGGATGCGCTCGAGGCTGCGGGCATCCCCTGCTTCGGCCCCGTGGCCGCCGCCGCGCGCATCGAGGGCTCCAAGGCCTTCGCGAAGGAGATCATGGCCGAGGCGGGCGTGCCCACCGCGGCCTTCCGCGTGTTCACGGACGTGGCCGAAGCCGAGGCCTACGCGGTCGCCCAGGGCCGCATCGTGGTGAAGGCGGACGGACTGGCTGCGGGCAAGGGCGTCATCGTGGCACCGGATGTCGAGACCGCTCGCGAGGGTGTGCGCGCGGTGGGGGCCATGGGCTCGGCGGGCCAGCGCATGGTCCTGGAGGAGTTGCTCGAGGGCGAGGAGGTGTCGCTCATGGCCCTGTGCGACGGCGAGCGCTACGTGCTCCTGCCCTTGTCGCAGGACCACAAGCGGGTGTGGGACGGTGACTCGGGCCCCAACACGGGCGGCATGGGCGCGTTCTGCCCCGTGCCTTTCCTCACGGGCGAAGCGCTCATCGAGGCCGGGGAGCGCGTCATCGCGCCCACGCTGGCGGCGCTGAAGGCGCGCGGGACGCCCCTTCGCGGCGTGCTCTACGCGGGGCTGATGCTGACGAAGAGCGGGCCCAAGGTGCTGGAGTTCAACGCGCGCTTCGGAGACCCGGAGACGCAGGTGCTGATGCTCCAGCTCGGCGAGGACCTGCTGCCGTTGCTCGATGCGTGTGCACGGGGGACGTTGGTGTCGCGCCCGCTGGTCCAGCGGCCCGGCGTGTCGGTGGGCGTGGTGATGGCGGCGGAGGGGTATCCCGAGGCGCCGCGCAAGGGGCAGCGCATCGACGGGCTCGGCGCGGTGCCGGCCGACGGCTTCGTGTTCCTCGCGGGCGTGGCTCAGAAGGACAGCGCGCTGGTGACGGCGGGTGGCCGGGTGCTCACGGTGTGCGCGCGAGGAGACGACCTCGTGCAGGCGCGTGAGCGGGCTTACGCGGCGGTGTCCGCGGTGCGCTTCGAGGGCATGCACTTCCGCTCGGACATTGGCGCGCGGGGGCTCCGGGCGAGTCCGTGA
- a CDS encoding LptF/LptG family permease: MRGTLFGYVLRTYLLSFVGILAGVVAVFLVVDFVDRAKAYGGEGWVWDVMKLYGYKGLVSVQQLGPAALLLAAGTTVSSLRKRGEVTAMRALTFGPSALYVPIGVCALVACVGLVFFEENVATHAGRRVDDITTQRFNRWGDWGLYYTPKQWFRRGDQIFFLRGGDAQGGFDNVSVLTLTKDFRLRSRLDAAHMQSVDGTRWELTDVIERSFTDDGRTQVRQDASREVDLGVGARTFRIRPGRPEQMRVRELREQVVARAEVGLDTRQYELAMHNRFAYSLAGLPAALLAVGLALRTNRRGHLTAAIVEGLLITVAMWGIIVICRTLVLSERLAPPVAAWMPMFLLSVAAATLWLRGEGWVHLPRRWFALR, encoded by the coding sequence GTGAGGGGCACGCTCTTCGGCTACGTGTTGCGCACGTACCTGCTCAGCTTCGTGGGCATCCTGGCGGGCGTGGTGGCGGTGTTCCTCGTCGTGGACTTCGTCGACCGGGCGAAGGCGTATGGCGGCGAGGGCTGGGTGTGGGACGTGATGAAGCTGTACGGCTACAAGGGGCTGGTGTCCGTGCAGCAGCTCGGGCCCGCGGCGCTGCTCTTGGCCGCCGGGACCACGGTGTCGTCGCTGCGCAAGCGAGGCGAGGTGACGGCGATGCGCGCGCTCACCTTCGGTCCCTCGGCGCTCTACGTCCCGATTGGCGTGTGTGCCCTGGTGGCGTGCGTGGGGCTGGTGTTCTTCGAGGAGAACGTGGCCACGCATGCCGGGCGCCGCGTGGATGACATCACCACCCAGCGCTTCAATCGCTGGGGCGACTGGGGCCTGTACTACACGCCGAAGCAGTGGTTCCGCCGGGGCGATCAGATCTTCTTCCTGCGGGGCGGTGATGCGCAGGGCGGCTTCGACAATGTCTCCGTCCTCACGCTCACGAAGGACTTCCGCCTGCGCAGTCGCCTGGACGCGGCCCACATGCAATCCGTGGACGGCACGCGCTGGGAGCTGACGGACGTCATCGAGCGCTCCTTCACGGACGACGGGCGCACGCAGGTTCGTCAGGACGCGTCCCGCGAGGTGGACCTGGGCGTGGGCGCGCGCACCTTCCGCATTCGTCCGGGGCGGCCCGAGCAGATGCGGGTGCGCGAGCTGCGGGAGCAGGTGGTGGCGCGCGCGGAGGTGGGGTTGGACACGCGCCAGTACGAACTCGCCATGCACAACCGCTTCGCCTACTCGCTGGCAGGGCTGCCTGCCGCGTTGCTGGCCGTGGGCCTGGCGCTGCGCACGAATCGCCGAGGGCACCTGACCGCGGCCATCGTCGAGGGGCTGCTCATCACCGTGGCGATGTGGGGCATCATCGTCATCTGCCGCACGCTGGTGCTCTCGGAGCGGTTGGCTCCCCCGGTGGCCGCGTGGATGCCCATGTTCTTGTTGTCCGTGGCCGCCGCCACTTTGTGGCTGCGCGGCGAGGGCTGGGTCCACCTCCCGCGTCGCTGGTTCGCCCTGCGCTAG
- a CDS encoding LptF/LptG family permease, which translates to MKLLARYLLRELLVPLAVWLAFMFLLLFVMQFLRGTEVLLGSAVTLGDLGRLIAYLSPHFLVMALPIAFLLAILLGLGRLGEDRELTALQALGIGPMQLLAAPLAVGVVLSALMCLLTSTAEPWGLTSVKDLVNEVIQKNVAGDVKSGVFYEDLSDLTLYAERVTPGGAWTNVLLHDDRDPSAPLLVLAHRGKVGASKGEGLTIALEEGEVHRANRSSSDYSVVGFERAEMNVGIGGSLTRRNRFRSPKEELTPVELIAAAKDAEERQEDPKPFLMALHSRLGNALAPVAFALLATPLAIGRRQAGRAWGYLLTLGGYVLYYLLSRAFEQLGQQGKMPVLLSGQLANVLFMVLGVVAMVRVSRSGTVR; encoded by the coding sequence GTGAAGCTGCTCGCGCGATACCTGCTCCGGGAGCTGCTGGTCCCCCTCGCGGTGTGGCTGGCGTTCATGTTCCTGTTGCTCTTCGTCATGCAGTTCCTGCGCGGCACGGAGGTGCTGCTCGGATCCGCGGTGACGTTGGGGGACCTGGGCCGGCTCATCGCGTACCTGTCGCCGCACTTCCTGGTGATGGCGCTGCCCATCGCCTTCCTGCTGGCCATCCTGCTCGGATTGGGGCGGTTGGGTGAGGACCGGGAGCTGACCGCGCTCCAGGCCTTGGGGATTGGTCCGATGCAGTTGCTGGCGGCGCCGCTGGCCGTGGGCGTGGTGCTCAGCGCGCTCATGTGTCTGCTCACGTCCACCGCGGAGCCCTGGGGGCTCACCAGCGTGAAGGACCTGGTCAACGAGGTCATCCAGAAGAACGTCGCCGGCGACGTGAAGTCCGGCGTGTTCTACGAGGACCTGAGCGACCTGACGTTGTACGCGGAGCGAGTCACGCCTGGAGGCGCATGGACGAACGTCCTCCTCCATGACGACCGCGACCCGAGTGCCCCCCTGCTGGTTCTCGCGCACCGCGGGAAGGTCGGCGCGTCGAAAGGCGAGGGGCTCACCATCGCGCTGGAGGAGGGCGAGGTGCACCGCGCCAATCGCTCCTCGTCGGACTACAGCGTCGTCGGCTTCGAGCGGGCGGAGATGAACGTGGGCATCGGCGGCTCGCTGACGCGCCGCAATCGCTTCCGCTCGCCGAAGGAGGAGCTGACGCCCGTGGAGTTGATCGCCGCGGCCAAGGACGCGGAGGAGCGACAGGAGGATCCCAAGCCCTTCTTGATGGCGCTGCACAGCCGGCTGGGCAACGCGCTCGCGCCCGTGGCCTTCGCGCTGCTGGCCACGCCGCTCGCCATCGGGCGACGGCAGGCGGGGCGGGCTTGGGGCTACTTGCTCACGCTGGGCGGATACGTCCTGTACTACCTCCTGAGCCGCGCGTTCGAGCAGCTGGGGCAGCAGGGGAAGATGCCGGTGCTGCTGTCAGGGCAGCTCGCCAACGTGCTGTTCATGGTGCTGGGCGTGGTGGCGATGGTGCGCGTGAGTCGCTCGGGGACGGTGCGGTGA